One Kaistella polysaccharea DNA segment encodes these proteins:
- the bshC gene encoding bacillithiol biosynthesis cysteine-adding enzyme BshC has product MKKITNIPFLDIDSIPLLIKDFLTQKVPGFDAKVFTYENMEQQIGLKSKSFPKEQRETLCKVLEKQYSAFKLSDKQQENLALLGEENTFTVTTGHQLNLFTGPAFFVYKILQTIKLAEVLKGKFPDAHFVPLFWMASEDHDFEEINHFKTTENYYETKGKSGGAVGQIKVEDTFFISQFEEEFKDSVFGTELILLLKKAYKIGNTLTQATQIIVQELFSDFGLLVLDGDDVELKSAMKPVFKEDLVNQTLSKKSEDLVSLLSEKYGKVQVNPREINLFYLSETRDRIAFEDGRYHIVDRKQSFSEEEILNELENHPERFSPNALLRPVYQETVLPNLAYIGGNAEIMYWLELKDYFDEINLPFPILIPRNSMLMLREKTLNKIEKFDLEISDFFKNFATVMKGLLLEGNEILPYLNKQEEVLKKHFTELKEQASLTEKTFGNLVGAEETRQLKSFDRMKKRLLRAERIKQSEKMERLEKIFSTVHPGNIWQERIYNFSVFYADLGRDWLYNCYEEIEVEKSELIIFTI; this is encoded by the coding sequence TTGAAGAAAATTACAAACATTCCTTTTTTAGATATTGATAGCATTCCTCTGCTTATCAAGGATTTTCTCACCCAGAAAGTTCCGGGTTTTGACGCTAAAGTTTTTACCTATGAAAACATGGAGCAACAAATTGGTCTGAAGAGTAAATCTTTTCCGAAAGAACAGCGCGAAACTCTGTGTAAGGTTCTCGAAAAGCAATATTCAGCATTTAAGTTAAGTGACAAGCAGCAGGAAAATTTAGCGCTATTAGGTGAGGAAAATACGTTTACCGTAACAACGGGTCATCAATTGAATCTTTTTACAGGACCTGCTTTTTTCGTCTATAAAATTTTGCAAACCATCAAATTAGCGGAGGTTTTAAAGGGGAAATTTCCTGACGCTCATTTTGTTCCCTTGTTTTGGATGGCTTCGGAAGATCATGATTTTGAGGAAATCAATCATTTTAAAACAACGGAGAATTATTACGAAACTAAAGGTAAATCTGGTGGTGCAGTCGGCCAAATTAAAGTAGAGGACACTTTTTTCATTTCCCAGTTTGAGGAAGAGTTTAAAGATTCCGTCTTTGGGACAGAACTTATTTTATTGCTTAAAAAAGCGTATAAAATCGGGAATACTTTAACACAGGCGACTCAAATTATTGTTCAGGAACTTTTTTCAGATTTTGGTTTATTGGTGCTTGATGGCGATGATGTTGAATTAAAGTCTGCGATGAAACCTGTTTTCAAAGAAGACTTGGTGAATCAAACCTTGAGTAAGAAGTCTGAAGATCTGGTTTCCTTATTGTCTGAGAAATATGGGAAGGTTCAGGTGAATCCGCGCGAGATTAATTTATTTTATCTTTCCGAAACCCGCGATCGAATTGCTTTTGAAGACGGTCGTTATCACATTGTGGACCGGAAGCAGTCATTTTCAGAAGAAGAAATTTTAAATGAATTGGAAAATCATCCGGAACGTTTCAGTCCAAATGCTTTATTAAGACCGGTTTATCAGGAAACAGTATTGCCGAATCTCGCTTATATTGGCGGTAATGCGGAAATTATGTATTGGCTGGAACTAAAAGATTATTTTGACGAAATTAACCTGCCTTTCCCCATTTTAATTCCACGGAATTCGATGCTAATGTTAAGGGAAAAGACGCTTAATAAAATTGAAAAATTTGATTTAGAGATCTCCGATTTTTTCAAAAATTTTGCGACGGTAATGAAAGGCCTTCTCCTTGAAGGAAATGAAATTTTACCTTATCTGAATAAGCAGGAAGAAGTTTTGAAAAAACACTTTACCGAATTAAAAGAGCAGGCATCTTTAACCGAAAAAACTTTTGGAAATTTAGTGGGAGCTGAAGAAACCCGACAGCTGAAATCTTTTGATCGTATGAAGAAAAGACTGCTTCGTGCCGAACGAATTAAACAATCAGAAAAAATGGAACGACTGGAAAAGATTTTTTCCACCGTTCATCCTGGAAATATTTGGCAGGAACGCATCTATAATTTTTCAGTTTTCTATGCAGATCTCGGCAGAGACTGGCTTTATAATTGTTATGAGGAGATAGAAGTTGAAAAGTCGGAATTAATAATTTTTACTATTTAA
- a CDS encoding putative porin, with amino-acid sequence MRYLLFCLLFFSYGVHAQTLNKTDSNRVKPSDTLVVDSGFKDSLKIFKPTIYDYTYQTQFSEKKIFDTVFTKDKTFIFTQYNNRDNFGRVQFANIGSGFQQLVYEVNAEQNLSLLPTNKSYFIKGIDQIKYYDVKTPTTAFVYHNSMRNGAVLQSTYTQNIGKTFNFAVEYTGLRSQGLYRNSLASNNSTEFSGHYLSKNAKYEVFAHFIHQNVNNQENGGIADIDLFLNGNSDFNNRENLEVNLSNSTSRFGYRRYYFSQEFRPFASEKFPFKIRHTIFHQGNKYYYNQSAPENYYFTEASELLDYPASSKKYSKNLSNTVSILFDKENFKLDAGLRHQIIKLGIGADLPSNLNIPTELSENRLGAVGNLKINLWNKVALNSNLEFSSGKEFGSFLRSQNLLRFEPIPDYFVNAKVNFQTSSPSFNLLINPSVYKKFNYYLEDPKNESITEIGGDVNLKWFQSKVFGNFFRIDNYTHLNTEAQPEQSSSSLNISQLGGEATFSYGKFHLNPKVLIQSSLGNKDVLPMPNIVGRANLFWQSKAFKKAAEIQTGIKVYYFSKFASREYFPVLNEFILPDANSYSIGGQPIVDVYFNLKVKRMFFFIEAQHLNTTIMKNKSFTAPYYPLYDFRLNLGIVWYLFS; translated from the coding sequence ATGAGATACCTCCTTTTCTGTCTACTTTTTTTTAGTTACGGAGTTCATGCTCAGACTCTCAACAAAACAGATTCAAATCGGGTGAAACCCAGCGACACTTTAGTTGTTGATTCAGGTTTCAAAGATTCATTGAAGATTTTCAAACCTACCATTTACGATTATACTTATCAGACCCAATTTTCCGAGAAGAAGATTTTCGATACGGTTTTTACAAAAGATAAAACTTTCATATTCACGCAATATAACAATCGCGACAATTTTGGGCGCGTACAATTCGCCAACATCGGTTCTGGTTTCCAGCAACTTGTTTATGAAGTGAATGCTGAGCAGAATTTGTCTTTGCTTCCAACCAACAAATCCTATTTTATTAAAGGCATTGACCAGATAAAATATTACGATGTTAAAACGCCAACAACCGCATTTGTTTATCATAATTCCATGAGGAATGGCGCAGTTTTACAATCTACTTACACCCAAAATATCGGAAAAACTTTTAATTTCGCCGTAGAATATACTGGACTTCGGTCTCAGGGTTTATACCGAAATTCTTTAGCCTCCAATAATTCTACCGAATTTTCCGGGCACTATCTTTCTAAAAATGCAAAGTATGAAGTTTTTGCGCACTTTATTCACCAGAATGTAAACAACCAGGAAAACGGAGGAATTGCCGATATTGATTTATTTCTGAATGGAAACTCTGATTTTAACAACCGTGAAAATTTAGAAGTAAATCTGTCCAATTCTACTTCCCGCTTCGGGTACAGGCGATATTATTTCAGTCAGGAATTTCGACCGTTTGCATCGGAGAAATTTCCTTTTAAAATTCGCCACACCATTTTTCATCAGGGGAATAAATATTACTACAACCAATCGGCTCCGGAAAACTACTATTTTACAGAAGCTTCGGAACTGTTAGATTATCCGGCTTCTTCCAAAAAATATTCAAAAAATCTCAGCAATACGGTTAGTATTCTTTTTGATAAAGAAAACTTTAAGTTAGACGCGGGTTTACGCCATCAAATTATTAAATTGGGAATTGGTGCAGACTTGCCTTCAAATCTAAATATTCCGACAGAACTTTCCGAAAACCGCTTGGGTGCAGTCGGCAATTTAAAAATTAACCTTTGGAATAAAGTCGCCCTTAATTCCAATTTAGAATTTTCGAGCGGAAAAGAATTTGGCAGTTTTTTGCGTTCTCAGAATCTCCTCCGGTTTGAACCTATTCCAGATTATTTCGTGAATGCAAAGGTGAATTTTCAAACCTCTTCACCGAGTTTTAATCTCCTCATTAATCCGTCGGTCTACAAGAAATTCAACTATTACTTAGAAGATCCAAAGAACGAAAGTATTACAGAAATCGGTGGCGATGTTAATTTAAAATGGTTTCAAAGTAAGGTTTTTGGTAATTTCTTTCGTATAGATAATTATACGCATCTCAATACTGAGGCCCAACCAGAGCAGAGTTCCAGTTCTTTGAATATTTCTCAGCTCGGCGGGGAAGCAACGTTTAGTTATGGCAAGTTTCATCTCAATCCAAAAGTGCTCATCCAGAGTTCCTTAGGAAATAAAGATGTTTTACCCATGCCGAATATCGTTGGAAGAGCAAATTTATTTTGGCAATCTAAAGCTTTCAAAAAGGCCGCAGAAATCCAAACTGGAATTAAAGTATACTATTTTTCGAAATTTGCCTCTCGGGAATATTTCCCTGTTCTGAACGAGTTTATTTTACCTGATGCAAATTCGTACTCTATTGGAGGACAGCCGATTGTTGATGTATATTTTAATCTGAAGGTGAAAAGGATGTTTTTCTTTATTGAGGCCCAACATCTTAACACCACAATTATGAAGAACAAATCATTTACTGCACCTTATTATCCGTTGTATGATTTCCGCTTAAATCTGGGAATTGTATGGTATTTATTTAGCTAA
- the fabD gene encoding ACP S-malonyltransferase, protein MKALVFPGQGSQYVGMGNELYNSRKDIKDLMDSANHILGFDILSAMFKGTEEDLKKTEVTQPAIFIYSVAALKAVNGISPSMVAGHSLGEFSALVANGVLSFEDGLKLVSTRAKAMQEACDANPSSMAAILGLADDVVERICEETPGIVVPANYNCPGQLVISGETKAVELACQNMKDAGAKRALMLPVNGAFHSPLMMPAQEKLAEAIHNTKFYKPTMDVYQNITTTAVEDPEDIKKNLIAQLTGPVRWTQSVQNMIKKGATSFVEVGPGKTLQGLIKKINSDVLVSSAI, encoded by the coding sequence ATGAAAGCACTTGTATTTCCTGGGCAAGGTTCACAATATGTCGGGATGGGAAATGAATTATACAATTCCCGCAAAGACATTAAAGATTTAATGGACTCTGCCAATCATATTTTAGGTTTTGATATTCTTTCTGCCATGTTCAAAGGAACTGAGGAAGATTTGAAAAAAACTGAAGTTACCCAACCTGCCATTTTTATTTACTCCGTCGCGGCTTTAAAAGCGGTGAACGGAATTTCTCCTTCTATGGTCGCTGGTCATTCTCTCGGCGAATTTTCTGCTTTGGTTGCCAATGGAGTTTTAAGTTTCGAAGATGGATTAAAATTGGTTTCAACGCGTGCGAAAGCCATGCAGGAAGCCTGTGATGCAAATCCGAGTTCAATGGCTGCCATTCTTGGTTTAGCTGATGATGTGGTCGAAAGAATTTGTGAAGAAACTCCAGGTATTGTAGTTCCTGCGAATTATAACTGTCCCGGACAATTGGTAATTTCTGGCGAGACAAAAGCCGTAGAACTGGCGTGTCAAAACATGAAAGATGCGGGCGCTAAACGTGCCTTAATGCTTCCAGTAAATGGTGCATTTCACTCTCCACTCATGATGCCTGCACAAGAAAAATTAGCGGAAGCAATCCATAATACCAAGTTTTATAAACCTACGATGGATGTTTATCAGAATATCACCACAACCGCTGTTGAAGATCCAGAAGATATTAAGAAAAATCTGATCGCTCAACTTACAGGCCCGGTAAGATGGACGCAATCTGTACAAAATATGATTAAAAAAGGAGCGACTTCTTTTGTAGAAGTTGGTCCCGGAAAAACCCTTCAAGGTTTGATCAAAAAAATAAACAGCGACGTTCTCGTTTCTTCCGCAATTTAA
- a CDS encoding LysM peptidoglycan-binding domain-containing protein translates to MIKNFFLIAGLTVFASLSAQKTHTVVKGDNPYNIAKRYGLSVDDLVKLNPFAKDGKVSIGDVLVINKSAAVSTNTTKPVISSDKLGKIILKPKQTIYGITKQYQISESDLRRLNPNLDSNMKIGDEVILPFASIQKFGDSAPVAVQVSEPVKTTPESVNEEPKVSVSLDKNSYTVQPKDNYYKLSRKFNLTQKELFALNPGLEEKGLQPGDIITIQGQGGTKTVAVHEDNTVQEESSSANSTTSVADDYVTYVVQQGDTVFGLLNRFGVTLDDLINLNPNLSEGLKVGMVLKIKKLDSVYVKKSGDVLNIVLMLPFGFDTNDSKYRNLSLDFLAGAKLAVERNAKSGKKLDIKVIDAGNEKSFKNSLTQINQSNTDLIIGPFFKSSVLEVLDYVKTSKIPVVAPFANSDDLLVHNNLIIIETNELVYADRLVKEVKDAYSDQKIYIVADADQTLAKYVRTNLEKTLKNPNIIVVKSAADIQPDQNMMTGQAAPVIAVLLNKSEEAGDAFANRLMTLSKDVQGLKAFSMFYSPIFERNVDELSQSSLVYLMDRTIDTEGTFEKGILADYKKKYCKTPSKYAVIGFDVVNDMLSRENKKGEIFKQMNKVQTQLATKFEFEKTKTGAYVNKGYRVVRLFPN, encoded by the coding sequence ATGATCAAAAACTTTTTCCTTATAGCCGGTCTCACGGTCTTTGCGAGTTTATCGGCCCAAAAAACCCATACGGTTGTCAAGGGCGATAATCCTTATAATATTGCCAAGCGATATGGTTTATCTGTTGACGATTTGGTGAAGTTAAATCCTTTTGCAAAAGACGGTAAAGTATCAATCGGTGATGTTTTGGTCATCAATAAATCTGCAGCAGTTTCAACAAATACGACAAAACCGGTCATTTCTTCAGATAAATTAGGGAAGATTATCCTTAAACCTAAGCAGACGATTTACGGAATCACGAAACAATATCAAATTTCTGAAAGTGATTTAAGACGATTAAATCCTAACCTCGATTCTAACATGAAAATTGGGGACGAAGTTATTTTGCCCTTTGCCAGTATTCAAAAATTTGGAGACTCAGCACCCGTTGCAGTGCAGGTTTCAGAACCTGTAAAAACCACTCCCGAAAGTGTTAATGAAGAACCAAAAGTTTCAGTTTCGCTGGATAAGAATTCTTACACTGTTCAGCCGAAAGACAATTATTATAAACTTTCCCGAAAATTCAATTTAACGCAGAAAGAGCTTTTCGCCCTCAATCCTGGTTTAGAAGAAAAAGGATTACAACCTGGTGATATCATCACTATTCAGGGACAAGGCGGAACTAAAACAGTAGCTGTTCATGAAGATAATACGGTACAAGAGGAATCGTCAAGTGCTAATTCTACAACTTCTGTTGCCGACGATTATGTTACTTATGTAGTGCAACAAGGTGATACCGTATTTGGACTTTTGAACCGATTTGGTGTGACGCTAGATGATTTGATCAATTTAAATCCCAATCTTAGTGAAGGCCTAAAAGTCGGAATGGTGTTAAAAATCAAGAAGTTAGATTCCGTTTATGTAAAAAAATCGGGTGATGTTCTTAATATTGTTTTGATGTTGCCTTTTGGTTTTGACACCAATGATTCCAAATACAGAAATTTATCCCTTGATTTCCTCGCAGGTGCAAAACTTGCAGTCGAGCGAAATGCCAAAAGCGGAAAAAAACTTGATATTAAAGTAATCGATGCGGGGAATGAAAAAAGTTTTAAAAACTCTTTAACGCAGATTAACCAATCCAATACCGATTTAATTATCGGCCCTTTCTTTAAATCAAGTGTTTTAGAAGTGTTGGATTATGTGAAAACGAGTAAAATCCCTGTGGTTGCGCCTTTTGCAAATTCTGATGATTTGCTGGTTCACAACAATTTAATCATTATTGAAACCAATGAATTGGTTTATGCCGATCGTCTTGTAAAAGAAGTGAAAGATGCTTATTCTGATCAGAAAATATATATCGTCGCTGATGCCGATCAGACCCTTGCAAAATACGTTCGCACCAATCTGGAAAAAACATTAAAAAATCCGAATATTATCGTAGTGAAATCCGCTGCTGATATTCAACCAGATCAAAATATGATGACGGGACAAGCTGCTCCTGTTATTGCAGTTTTGCTGAATAAAAGTGAAGAAGCTGGCGACGCTTTTGCAAACAGATTGATGACTTTGTCTAAAGATGTTCAGGGCTTAAAAGCTTTCAGTATGTTTTACTCGCCGATTTTTGAGAGAAATGTAGATGAATTAAGTCAAAGTAGTTTGGTTTATTTAATGGACCGAACAATCGATACCGAGGGAACTTTCGAAAAAGGAATTTTGGCAGATTACAAAAAGAAATATTGTAAAACACCATCCAAATATGCGGTAATTGGCTTCGACGTTGTGAATGATATGTTAAGCCGCGAAAATAAAAAAGGCGAAATTTTTAAACAGATGAATAAAGTCCAAACTCAATTGGCGACTAAATTCGAATTTGAGAAAACAAAAACCGGCGCTTATGTAAACAAAGGTTACCGTGTTGTTCGCTTATTTCCCAATTAA
- a CDS encoding carboxypeptidase-like regulatory domain-containing protein, with protein sequence MVRSISLFLLLISLNLFSQNVSGIVSDDEGNALPGTLVFNMKSEEKVYSNLNGAFTIAASLNDELRFVRVGFERNSKYIALQDFGSNLQIILTRNAAEIEEVKIVRLTGDINQDSKNLTKVDQVYELQKEIGVPLPPEKPREKPADFKKDVLLTLVSLSIKPQAIYDLISGDARRMKAEYRYEDLQDNITWIRKRVADDYFLQMGIPVEKISAFVQFSMGNNPEITQAIKAGNLSKVLFTFEETLPIFLTRISNKVNP encoded by the coding sequence ATGGTACGCAGTATTTCCCTTTTTCTTCTTTTAATTTCATTAAATCTTTTTTCCCAAAATGTCTCTGGCATTGTCAGTGATGATGAAGGAAATGCACTTCCTGGAACATTGGTTTTTAATATGAAGTCAGAAGAAAAGGTGTATTCGAATCTAAATGGAGCGTTTACAATTGCTGCTTCGCTGAATGATGAACTTCGTTTTGTTCGTGTGGGATTTGAAAGAAATTCGAAATACATTGCTCTCCAGGATTTTGGATCAAATTTGCAAATAATTCTGACCAGAAATGCTGCAGAAATCGAGGAGGTGAAAATCGTACGGCTGACAGGTGATATCAATCAAGATTCTAAAAATTTAACAAAGGTAGACCAGGTTTATGAACTTCAGAAAGAAATCGGAGTTCCTCTTCCTCCAGAAAAACCTCGGGAAAAACCTGCGGATTTCAAAAAAGATGTTTTATTAACCCTTGTAAGTTTAAGTATAAAACCTCAGGCGATTTACGATTTGATCAGTGGCGATGCAAGACGTATGAAAGCAGAATATCGCTATGAAGATCTCCAGGACAACATTACTTGGATCAGGAAGAGAGTTGCAGATGATTATTTTCTGCAAATGGGAATTCCAGTCGAAAAAATTTCAGCATTTGTACAATTTTCAATGGGTAATAATCCCGAAATTACGCAAGCCATAAAGGCGGGAAACTTGTCGAAAGTACTTTTTACTTTTGAAGAAACTTTACCAATTTTTCTGACGAGAATATCTAATAAAGTCAACCCTTAA
- a CDS encoding PorT family protein: MQKAILLFTVFVSSVLFSQIRFEKGYFIDNSDNKTECLIKDLGWKNNPTTFQYKLSETSEIMTENIKNVKLFEVDNQVKFLRATVKIDRSSSDVKDMSPTKEPQFIEEQVFLKQLVNGEANLYSYSDGGFIRYFLQMGNGQIDQLIYKPYEVEAQKVAYNEDYKTQLKNVLTCQGIFNNTFDNLAYSEKSFTNLFLKHNNCANPDYVNVSNNTSKGKFNIAIRPRINFSSYTQNNFERPEASFEMDQKMTFGVGVEFEYLLPFNKNKWAVIVEPTYQSYKNEDTRQINGTLTTKVDYSTIQLPVGIRHYMFLNDTSQLFVNAQYVMDVSSKFTYEVNNDGGKTYNYVDKKPSSNFALGVGYKYKSKFGAEFRYFTKKNVARDIYYDFTYNSFSFILSYNIF; this comes from the coding sequence ATGCAAAAAGCAATTTTACTTTTTACCGTGTTCGTTTCCAGCGTTCTTTTTTCTCAAATTCGATTTGAAAAAGGATATTTTATCGATAATTCTGATAACAAAACAGAATGTCTTATAAAAGATCTTGGATGGAAAAATAATCCAACGACATTTCAATATAAATTATCGGAGACTTCTGAGATTATGACGGAAAACATTAAAAATGTAAAACTTTTTGAAGTTGATAATCAGGTAAAATTTTTGAGAGCTACTGTGAAAATTGACCGTTCTAGCAGTGATGTAAAAGATATGAGCCCCACGAAAGAACCCCAATTTATAGAAGAGCAGGTTTTCCTGAAGCAACTGGTGAACGGAGAGGCAAATTTGTACAGTTATTCAGATGGTGGTTTTATCAGATATTTTCTTCAGATGGGAAATGGTCAAATTGATCAATTAATTTACAAACCATATGAAGTAGAGGCCCAAAAAGTAGCCTATAACGAGGACTATAAGACGCAGTTAAAAAATGTCCTGACCTGTCAGGGAATCTTTAACAACACCTTTGATAATCTGGCTTATTCTGAAAAAAGTTTTACCAATTTATTTTTGAAACACAACAATTGCGCTAACCCGGATTATGTAAATGTATCCAATAATACCAGCAAAGGTAAATTCAATATAGCCATTCGCCCGCGTATTAATTTTTCAAGTTATACTCAAAATAATTTTGAAAGACCAGAGGCAAGTTTCGAAATGGATCAAAAAATGACTTTTGGAGTCGGAGTAGAATTCGAATACTTACTGCCATTTAACAAAAACAAATGGGCCGTAATTGTAGAACCTACCTACCAGTCTTATAAAAATGAAGATACCAGACAAATCAATGGAACATTAACGACCAAAGTTGACTATAGTACCATTCAGCTTCCTGTTGGTATAAGACACTATATGTTTCTAAATGACACGTCACAACTTTTTGTAAATGCGCAGTATGTGATGGATGTGAGCTCGAAATTTACATATGAAGTCAATAATGATGGTGGGAAAACCTATAATTATGTTGATAAGAAACCAAGTTCTAATTTTGCACTTGGTGTAGGCTACAAATACAAATCGAAATTTGGTGCAGAATTTAGATATTTCACTAAGAAAAATGTTGCCAGAGATATCTATTACGATTTTACATATAATAGTTTTTCCTTTATTTTAAGTTACAATATATTCTAG
- a CDS encoding GYDIA family GHMP kinase, translating to MIFSPGKLLLTSEYVVLDGALALAVPTKWGQEFFVDEFLDGKSLVQWTALHQGKAWLDAEIDYKNARIIRSNIPDSAAFIVKVLLEVKRLSETHLQSDHSYAIRTNLQFPADYGLGSSSTLMNNLAQWSGVDAFQLNENCLGGSGYDIAVAQEQSAILYRNIPERKVQKVAFNPVFKDDLIFIHLNKKQDSREGINLYRSKEKSTDLINEFSAITEKVLKTENLRDFSDLMNLHETKLGEFLGIKTAKEKHFKDCPVFIKSLGAWGGDFVMSSKFPGYREYFAEKGYVTIFSYAELIA from the coding sequence ATGATTTTTTCACCTGGAAAATTATTGCTCACCTCCGAATATGTCGTTCTCGACGGCGCTTTAGCTCTTGCTGTTCCAACAAAATGGGGGCAAGAGTTTTTTGTTGATGAATTTCTAGACGGTAAATCATTGGTTCAATGGACAGCTTTGCATCAGGGAAAAGCTTGGTTAGACGCGGAAATTGATTACAAAAATGCAAGGATTATAAGATCTAATATTCCAGATTCGGCAGCTTTTATTGTGAAAGTTCTTCTTGAAGTTAAAAGACTTTCCGAAACTCATTTACAATCCGATCATTCTTACGCCATTAGAACCAATCTTCAGTTTCCCGCCGATTACGGATTGGGAAGCAGTTCTACTTTAATGAATAATTTGGCCCAATGGTCTGGCGTTGATGCTTTTCAATTGAATGAAAACTGTCTGGGCGGAAGTGGTTACGATATCGCCGTTGCACAGGAGCAGTCTGCAATTCTATACCGGAATATACCAGAAAGAAAAGTTCAGAAAGTTGCATTCAATCCAGTTTTTAAAGATGATTTAATATTTATCCATCTTAATAAAAAGCAGGACAGCCGCGAAGGAATTAATTTATACCGGTCAAAAGAAAAGTCGACCGACCTTATTAATGAGTTTTCGGCAATTACAGAAAAGGTTTTAAAAACTGAAAATCTCCGTGATTTTTCTGATTTGATGAATTTGCACGAAACCAAACTGGGGGAATTTCTGGGAATTAAAACTGCAAAGGAAAAACATTTTAAAGATTGTCCGGTCTTCATTAAAAGTCTCGGCGCTTGGGGTGGCGATTTTGTAATGAGTTCGAAATTTCCCGGATACCGCGAGTATTTTGCGGAAAAAGGATATGTAACTATTTTTTCGTACGCTGAATTAATTGCATAA
- the pckA gene encoding phosphoenolpyruvate carboxykinase (ATP), translated as MKNIKIIQQLHNLGITGYEEVSYNPSYEELFIAELSTKNAGFEKGAVTDSGAVAVKTGVFTGRSPKDRYIVEDDISKNTIHWDGKVNLPTTPEIFQSCKEVVLKQLSSSKKIYVVDAFCGTNPDTRLKVRFIMEVAWQAHFVTNMFIRPSNFELENFGEPDFIVINGSKTTNPNWKEQGLNSENFVMFNLTERMQIIGGTWYGGEMKKGMFAMMNYYLPLKGMASMHCSANVGEEGDVALFFGLSGTGKTTLSADPKRYLIGDDEHGWDDNGVFNFEGGCYAKVIDLSEEKEPDIFKAIRRDSLLENVVVNEYGEADYKDNSITENTRVSYPIYHISKIVLPSKAGHAKKIVYLSADAFGVLPPVSVLNEDQAQYHFLCGYTSKLAGTERGITEPQPSFSPAFGEAFLTLHPTMYSKTLIGKMKEHGAKAYLVNTGWNGTGKRISLKDTRAIIDAIIDGSIDKAEKTTIPIMNLEIPNALPNVSEGILDPRSTYASAAEWEVKAKDLAARYIKNFEQYCDNDEAKKLVAAGPQL; from the coding sequence ATGAAGAACATCAAAATCATCCAACAGCTGCATAATCTTGGTATTACAGGCTATGAAGAAGTATCTTATAATCCAAGTTATGAGGAACTGTTTATCGCAGAATTGTCCACTAAAAATGCGGGTTTTGAAAAAGGAGCAGTAACCGATTCTGGAGCTGTAGCCGTTAAAACCGGAGTTTTTACTGGCCGTTCGCCGAAAGACCGTTACATCGTTGAAGATGATATTAGTAAAAATACAATTCATTGGGATGGTAAAGTAAATTTACCAACTACTCCTGAAATCTTCCAAAGCTGTAAAGAAGTAGTTTTAAAACAATTGTCTTCATCTAAAAAGATTTATGTTGTTGATGCATTTTGTGGTACAAATCCAGATACAAGACTGAAAGTACGATTCATTATGGAAGTCGCTTGGCAAGCGCATTTTGTTACCAATATGTTCATTCGTCCTTCTAATTTCGAACTTGAGAATTTCGGTGAGCCTGATTTTATTGTAATTAATGGTTCTAAAACAACCAATCCAAACTGGAAAGAGCAGGGGTTAAATTCCGAAAATTTTGTCATGTTCAATCTGACCGAAAGAATGCAGATTATTGGTGGAACTTGGTATGGTGGCGAAATGAAAAAAGGAATGTTTGCTATGATGAACTATTACCTTCCTTTAAAAGGAATGGCATCTATGCACTGTTCTGCAAACGTAGGTGAAGAAGGTGATGTTGCTTTATTCTTCGGTTTATCTGGTACTGGTAAAACAACACTTTCTGCAGATCCTAAAAGATACTTAATCGGTGACGACGAGCACGGTTGGGATGACAACGGCGTTTTCAATTTTGAAGGCGGTTGTTACGCGAAAGTAATTGACCTGTCAGAAGAAAAAGAACCAGATATTTTCAAAGCGATCAGAAGAGATTCTTTGTTGGAAAATGTAGTGGTTAACGAATATGGTGAAGCCGATTACAAAGACAATTCAATTACAGAAAATACGCGGGTTTCTTATCCAATTTATCATATCAGCAAAATTGTATTGCCTTCAAAAGCAGGTCACGCAAAAAAAATCGTGTATTTATCCGCAGATGCATTTGGAGTATTGCCTCCGGTTTCTGTCTTGAATGAAGATCAGGCACAGTATCACTTCCTTTGCGGTTATACCTCAAAATTAGCGGGAACTGAGAGAGGAATTACAGAGCCACAACCATCATTCTCTCCAGCTTTTGGGGAGGCGTTCTTAACGTTGCATCCAACGATGTATTCTAAAACACTGATCGGTAAAATGAAAGAGCACGGCGCAAAAGCCTATTTGGTAAACACGGGCTGGAACGGAACAGGAAAAAGAATTTCTTTAAAAGATACCCGGGCAATTATTGATGCTATTATCGATGGATCAATTGACAAGGCAGAGAAAACTACAATTCCAATTATGAATCTGGAAATTCCTAATGCTCTACCAAATGTTTCGGAAGGAATTCTGGACCCGAGATCAACTTACGCCAGCGCTGCTGAGTGGGAAGTAAAAGCGAAGGATTTAGCGGCACGTTACATTAAAAACTTCGAGCAGTATTGCGATAATGATGAAGCTAAAAAATTAGTAGCAGCAGGACCGCAACTTTAA